A segment of the Gadus chalcogrammus isolate NIFS_2021 unplaced genomic scaffold, NIFS_Gcha_1.0 GACHA054, whole genome shotgun sequence genome:
CCCCAGGGTGCCCTGTCTCCCAGCCCCCTGGGTGCCCTGTCTCCCAGCCCCCTGAGTGCCCTGTCTCCCAGCACCCCTGGGTGCCCTGTCTCCCAGCCCCCTGGGTGCCCTGTCTCCCAGCCCCCTGAGTGCCCTGTCTCCCAGCCCCCTGAGTGCCCTGTCTCCCAGCACCCCTGGGTGCCCTGTCTCGCAGCACCCTGGgtgctgctcctccctcctcctcctcctcctcctcctgctgagTTCAGGGTCATGTGTGGCTGAGCTCCGCCGGCGGGCACAAAGTGTTCTGGTGATGCTGCCGGTACTCCTCCTCGGTCAGGGTCTTTTCCAGCTCCGCCCCCGGCTCCGCCTCAAAGACCTCGTCCCTCACCAGCTCCACGGTGACCGACGGCGGCTTGAGGCACGCCCCCCGGCCATCCGGTGGCGGGGAGGGGCGTGGCAAGGGGCGTCGCGAGTGGCGCGGCGAGTGGTGCGGCGAGTGGCGTGGCGAGTGGTACGGCGAGTGGCCGGGCGGCGGCGAGGGGGACCCGCGCAGCGAGAAGCGTGGAGAGCGCCGCGGGGAGTGGCGCGGCGACGGCTGCAGCAGCTTCCTGCGCTCGTAGGCCTCGGCGCTGATGACGGGCACCAGCACGCGCGCCGTGTGGTGGAACATGCTGTAGTCCACGCGGTAGTGGCGCCGCGTCACCAGCATCATGTCCTGGAACAGCTGCCCCCACAGGATCTCCGGCGGGATGTAGGAGGTGCGCGTCTGGTGCAGGATGCCGGTGTAGTCGTCGGTGTAGGTAAAGGACACCACCAGCTCGAAGTCGTCCTTGGCCAGGTCCTCCATGGTGCTGGCGTACAGAGGGCTGCGGCTGTCGATGCGGTGCGTGATGACCGTGGGCGTGACCAGGATGATGTCGCTCTGCCTCAGCTCCAGGTCCTTGTAGGTCACGTCCACGCGCCCGGTGGCGTGCAGCGTGGAGCGCACCATCTGGGCGCGCGTGGTGCCCTCCACCATGTGGTTCCGGCGGAAGTCGCCCACGCGCCAGGACAGGCACAGGAAGCCGTCGGTGAGGTTGACCACGGCGCAGTGGCTGAAGCCGATGGTCTGCGCGCGCTTGCGGGCCGACGCCATCTTGGCCACCACGATGCCGATGACGAAGGTGTCGATGACGCAGCTGATGACGTCCtgcaccgtcaccaccacgaTGGCCACCATGCAGTTCTCCGACATGCCCCGGAAGCCGTAGCCGATGGTGGTCTGCGTCTCCAGGCTGAACAGGAAGGCGGCGGTGAAGCTGCGCACCTGGTACATGCAGGGGTCGTTGAGCTCGCCGCGCAGGTCCCCGTTGGCCAGCGCGATGACCCAGTACAGGATGCCGAAGAACAGCCAGGACAGGATGTAGGACAGCGCGAAGATCAGGAACATGACCCGCCAGCGGATCTCCACCAGCGTGGTGAAGATGTCCGTGACGTAGAGCAGCCAGGGCTCGGGCACGTGGCGGAACAGCACGTTGCAGCCGCCCTCCTTGCGGACGTAGCGGAGACGCTTGTGCTGGCGGCCGTTCTCCGTGGTCACGCTCAGGGCGGCGGTCTCATCGCCGTGGCCCACCGTGGCGTACTGTTTGCACATCCTGGCAACGTCTGCGGGGCGGAGAGGGAACATCGAACATCCCACGTTAGTGTTTGCATTTCTTATCGTACATTATGGTTATGCCGAGGGCGTAGCTTTGGGTCGACGGTGTTGAGTGAGAAAGCGTCGTGGGCGTTTGGAGTCGATGCGTTTGGTACAGATATTAAGAGTGAGAACATCATGGCTGCACTGAGGAACAGTATGAGCACGCCAAATGACGCATGCGGCACCAGAGAGACACCCACCATCCTAGAGTAGAGCACAATAACACAGGAACTTCTCGCTGAGAGTTTGGCTTggtgtgtctcctctccctggCTGACACTACCAAATGTGGATTTTTTTAAAGTAGCGGTCAAATTTGCTAATGTTGTTTATCCGTTTTGAATAAGGATTGTTTTTGTCAGGGGTAGGGCGAACCCACAAAGTTGTGTGGGAAAGAATCAATAGAGCAATGCAGGTCAGGATGTTTGGAGCAGGCAAAGCGACCTATCAATGAAACCCAAAGAGCCATTAACTGAACTAATCCCAGCACTGGATTGTCGCATGTCTCGCGAATGATTCTTGAAgaaaacatgtttgcatttttttcaatTACATATTTTGATAGTTATTGTGGCAGAGACGAAAGCTAAGCTTGATTGTGTTTATACACAGAGACCCAAAcagagtacacacacaagctgggTTTCCATAAGTTAAAAAAGAGGCGGAAGAAAACATATTCAACAGACGACTTAGCAGGCCAGATTTAGTAAAGCCTTGCTAAATCTAAATTGCCATTAAAAATGGAAAATGTCAAAATATATCTTTTAATGTATTTGTTTAACGCACTGACCCGTTGCTTCCACTCCTCATACTTTGGGATTTCACTGATATTCCAACAAAGGCAGATTCCATGTGTTGTTCTCATGCAGAAGATGGACCACATGGCCCTGCTCTTACCTAAGCCAAGCTTGCCCACTTTccgtcttcttttttttccaaccACGATTGTTGGAGGAAACAATTATCAATGGAGTCCTCAGAGTATCAGAATGATTGGCTGACCGCTGGAAATCTACCCCTCGCTGACCCCGCTCTCATTCAAAGACGAATGCATTTTAAACGCTGCAGTGATGCCGGAAAGACGCAAGTGTTTTAGTGGATTTGTTTCCATTGTGGGTTCTTCTCATAATCTCAGTCTCGTGTTTGCTTTCATATCTTCAACATGTGTTCGCGTTTGACTCTCTGTACTTCCACTGCGTTTAAGGTCTTATTGTGACCCCGTCTGGGAAGGTTCACCCTACACTCTCCTCCGTTCCTCTTCGTGTTGCTgtggagctcctctgatccgaCTTGCCCCCGTTGTCTCTGTTTTCAGTGTAATGTAATCTCAGACGCTCCGAGGTAACGATGGCTCTGAATGAATGGCCGTGTTGCTTTATGTCGTCCCGTCCTAGCGCATGTGTGCTACGTGTGAAAGGTTGACTGTGTTGTCATAACATCACCCTCTGGATAAGTGCACGCACAAGGACGGGTCACGGCGAGGATGTTAGAGCGACACCGCTCACTGGCACAGGATGATGCTGACCGCTCAACGGGGACGGCGATTAAGGAACGGTAGTAAACAGCTTACTGCACCCGCCAGCGTTCTCACAGGCGCAAGAATTAATGAATGGATTAAGGCTGTCTTTAGGGATCGCCGCCGTGCAGCACGTAATGCAGGTTAAACACGCGTCTGTACAACAAACATGTCGGCACAATAAACAGACACCAAGGCCTGAAGCACGGCAACAAATAAATAGAGAAGGGGTCTGCTGTTTGACGTTCCTCTGTATCTCTGGGGGATGAGTCAACCCTTGGGATAACTGTTCCCCGCGGTCAACGCTTATAAACCAAAGAACTGAGCCCCTTCTCTCCGGGGTGGGGTCCAGCAGAGGGCTGTCCCGTGGCCAGAGGGAAACCACACAGGGCCGAACCTCGCGGAGGGCGAGCGAGGGAAAAACAACAAGTGGAAACTGGAAGGGCCTGACGGCGCGATCTGGGACCCGGAGAAGGATCGATCGGGGCCAAACCACAGAGAGAGCATCCTCCTCTACGCCCAAACGGAGGTCTGACCACCGCTGTCTGACGGGAGGGGGACTCTGGCTGGAGGTCATGGGGGTAGAGTGAACGAGGTCATGGGGGTGGAGTGGACGAGGTCATGGGGGTGGAGTGGCCGAGGTCATGGGGTGATGCAGTCGGGGCCTCCCTCTACGTGACACAACATCAGaaggtgaacacatgaacaagaATGACAAGAGATTGATATTGTTCAACAAAAGTTAAccgattacatttttttattattattgagttTGTTTTGGCTCAAAAAATGTGGTAAAAGAAAAGTCATGACATGGAACTATCTAACTTGTCACATGATATAAaacatacaattattatttcgAAATTACACTAACTCTATCGGATATTTTATTgcttcaaaatgtatttgattaTACCACTTGGATTCATACACAACTATAGTTTTATCTACAATATTATAGCAGTTAGTAGCCATGAATTGTTTTGTTCATGTTTGACTTAAATGTTAGGCATTTGAGTAAGCTGTCTTGCTGTAAAGCCCTACAGCAAGACAGAATTGGGATGAATGCATCACCATTTGAAATTGGCCTTGAACCTGCACTAAACTAAAGTAGAACATTAACAAAATGGCACAATGACCTTTTGACAATTATGTAAAATTGCATTCATTAAAAATCATGTCAATATAATACAGTGGTTTAAAAAGGGAACCAGGGAGTTTCCATCAATTCTACGCGATCGTGTCTATACTAACAGTCCTAAATGTTTGCTCGTGGCTAGTGTATACACCATTAAAATGACATACTCTATTGAATAGCTTAACAGCCATCATCCGTTTTTGTAGCATTTGCCTCTGTTGAAACAGACAACATTGAAAGTTTCCACTGAGGTATTGACCCACTAGGTTGAGCTGTTCTCTCTCCTCAACGACTGGACCCCTTCTCCGAAGGACCTTATGGCTTCAAATAGGCCCCTCTGTGTACACAACACATAGCCTGGTGCTGAACAGACAGTACCAGCACTGGCCGTGCCCTTTGGCACAAAGTCTGCCAGGACGGGCCGGGGGAACACAGACTGTGGGTGCTGGAAGATGCCGTTTCGATCAACAGCTCTCCGTAGTGAGAGGTTTTTAGAGAGGGGGCaacttttgtttgattgtttctCAACTAACGATGAGGGAAAAAAAGCTTTGGGGTCAATACATGTGTGTCATTCACTCAAAATGTTGAATCAAACTATTGGAGGCAGCTGAGGCAATTAACATATTTCTTTCCAAAAACATTTGCGGCCCCATAACAACAGCATTACAGGCTAGCTGACGGGGAAACATGGCGACTCACTGGGTGTAGAGCACAGGAACGGCAGTACAGCCTCGGGTGGCTGGTTTAAGTGACACGGGCCTTTCATCTACTAACTGACCTTCTGCTGTACTGGAGCTCAACTCTCCTACCTGTTGGCTCAGACATCTAACGGATAATGATTTACTGACGAACCGATTGACCGGTGTGGTGGTGCCCAGAATCACCACAACGGAGACCTCGCTGTCCTCTCTATCGTAGTTGTAACTTAAACGTTTTAACATTGGACACAAGTTTGGACACAGAAATTTATATCACACTTTTTACGTTTTAATTGTTCTTGGCTTAAAAGGGTGTAGAATCACTGCAGGTGGAGTAATTAGTCCTAATGGTTTAGCAGATTTGAATatcaaataaaatgttaaatgAATGCCTTCAGAGACAAGCCTTGTCTTCAGGTGATGTTAAGAAGATAAATATGAAGACGTGTATTGATGAAACAGACTCTCTGCTTTTGCGTCAACAACGATATAGCACCAACATCACAAACCACAAAGAGGACAATCtctatttttaaggtgatatgAAAGATACTAATATTATGCAGTTCAACAAAATAAGTTATCCTTTAGAGGAACGTTGTAAAACCTCCATGTCCAGCTTACCACTGTGAAATCTGGGCTTTTGTAAGTGAACAAAAGGATGAATGAAGCCTTTCGGGGATCACGTTTCATTGCTGGCTTGTTCTTTCTTGTCAGATTACAGATTGTTGTGTTGACTACAACACTTCTTTATTTCACCAACAACTTTACACCTCAGAAAGAATACGCTGTAACTCACTGTTAGGCTAAGCCCCAAAAACAGTACTGAGGAAAGTTATGAAGGACATTACAAATCGCCACATAGTGagctgttattttatttttatcagtgctCAAACTAAATATTTCCCAAAAAACATAATATACACACTTCCATATTTGCAGCGTTGGACAATGACCTATAAAAGCAGCTCTGCAAAAGTCCAACAGgtacaattgcacacacacccaaaataaTCTACAAATGAACAGCTTGTTGGTTGGATCAGCTGTGAAGCTTATTGTTAACGAATGAGTTCCTACCTGGAGACTGAAGTTCAGAGTGCTGCTGAGCAGAGAGCCGGGCTGTCCCAGAGTGAACCGGAGCGGTACCTGTCACAGCGGACAAGCTCACCTGCTGCTCTGCGATCACTGGACAATAACGCCTCCCTCGGATATATGATGgacactgaggggggggggggggggggggtgtgtgtgtgtgtgtgtgtgtgtgtgtgtgtgtgtgtgtgtgtgtgtgtgtgtgtgtgtgtgtgtgtgtgtgtgtgtgtgtgtgtgtgtgtgtgtgtgtgtgtgtgtggatagtcTATAGGGATACCTGTATTTTtgcttttgtgcatgtgttttgggCATTTACTCGGCCCATGGGCGTGtccgtatttgtgtgtgtgtgtaacttcaCTCTAATAACAGATTACTATTTACTATTACACCATAACCATAATGCCGTGGCCATTGCCTCATTCCATTCGTCTCAAGGTAAAGAGAACGATTCCACCTGAAACAATGCCCGTGTTTCTCCTCAAACGGCCTCAGCTCCGACATCAAACACCGGCTCTGGTTAAAGGATTTCTTATGTAATGGGTTAATGGGGGTGCGGGTTACTTTGTTTGTGGCTCGTCTCTATTATTGTGCCCAAGACAACATCGCAAGAAATAATTATCCGGTGTTTGATTCAGTAATGTAAACCAAGGCAATGAGGTGGAAGGAAACACCTGAATAAAGTAAGCATCAGTAAAGATTAAGAATAAATAACAAAGAATAAAGATTCTGTCGAGGATGAGAGAACTACTTGAGGAATTTTGGACGTTTAAGTTCCCTGTTTCACAGATGTGGGCTTTTACACTGTATTTCCTTGTTTAACCCCTTGTTATTGATAGATTGATCCCATGTTCAGATTAATGTCTGTACCCAATTAATGTGAGACAGCTATACCAGAAGAacattccttcttcttcttcttgtgtaTTACAAATGGTAGGCTAGGCATCATAGTTAGTGCAACATAACCACCTTGGACCTGGCTTCTTACGAGGCATCGATCTGTACCCACACTTTCAAAGACAGGTACTCTGATTAACTTCTGATAAACTGTTTAACAACCG
Coding sequences within it:
- the kcnj16a gene encoding inward rectifier potassium channel 16, with product MQDVARMCKQYATVGHGDETAALSVTTENGRQHKRLRYVRKEGGCNVLFRHVPEPWLLYVTDIFTTLVEIRWRVMFLIFALSYILSWLFFGILYWVIALANGDLRGELNDPCMYQVRSFTAAFLFSLETQTTIGYGFRGMSENCMVAIVVVTVQDVISCVIDTFVIGIVVAKMASARKRAQTIGFSHCAVVNLTDGFLCLSWRVGDFRRNHMVEGTTRAQMVRSTLHATGRVDVTYKDLELRQSDIILVTPTVITHRIDSRSPLYASTMEDLAKDDFELVVSFTYTDDYTGILHQTRTSYIPPEILWGQLFQDMMLVTRRHYRVDYSMFHHTARVLVPVISAEAYERRKLLQPSPRHSPRRSPRFSLRGSPSPPPGHSPYHSPRHSPHHSPRHSRRPLPRPSPPPDGRGACLKPPSVTVELVRDEVFEAEPGAELEKTLTEEEYRQHHQNTLCPPAELSHT